One Danio aesculapii chromosome 11, fDanAes4.1, whole genome shotgun sequence genomic region harbors:
- the med16 gene encoding mediator of RNA polymerase II transcription subunit 16 → MMDIAYVCEWEKRPKSNHCPSIPLVCAWSCRNLIAFTTDLKNEEDDKGLDNAFITNITTPVDLSHMIHIIDTDHPWDVYSINSGHNEIISCLEWDQSGSRLLSADGDGQIKCWGMTDHLVNSWECAQSSSVDGDPIVALSWLHNGVKLALHVEKSGSTNFGEKFSRVKFSPSLTLFGGKPMEGWLAVTVSGLVTVSLLKPNGTLLTASESLCRLRGRVALADIAFTGGGNIVVAATDGSSSSPVQFYKVCVSVVNEKCRIDTELLPSLFMRCTTDPLRRDKYPAVTHLKFLTRENSEQVLLCASSQMGSIVECWSLRKEGLPVNNIFQHRSPVVGEKQPMTLKWRILSTTNDLDRVSAVALPKLPISISNTDLKVASDTKFFPGLGLALAFHDGSIQILHRLSLQTVGMFYGSSGSSQRIGEEPAIKRQRAGGPTLHFKALQFSWTSLALVGVDNHGKLHMFRVSPSMGQMLDMNTLLRHLLFLLEYCMVTGYDWWDVLLHAQPGMVHNLLEKLHEEYMRQNQALQQVLSTRIVAVKASLCKLSSATAARACDFHAKLLLIAISSTLKSLLRPHVLNTPDKSPGDRLSEICAKNTDTDIDKVMINLKTEEFVLDGPPLQSLQQLIQWVGDFVLYLLANLPNQGSIVRPGFGFLRDGASLGMLREMLVMIRIWGLLKPGCLPIYTATSDNQDSMFLLFRLLTKLWLCSRDESHPQDPDETLIDECCLLPSQLLVPCMDWLPINDGVITKIQSKHQLRLQFGKPYTLPGVNPNAQVEMFRSPASQRVDHLRCLHLGISPTEDSKACTRCGCVTMLRSPNKTNATRQWEQRWIKNCLCGGLWRRIPSTLS, encoded by the exons ATGATGGATATCGCATATGTTTGCGAGTGGGAGAAGAGACCCAAGAGCAACCACTGTCCCTCAATTCCTCTGGTGTGCGCCTGGTCATGTAGAAACCTCATCGCTTTCACCACTGACCTGAAGAATGAGGAGGATGACAAAGGTCTGGACAATGCCTTTATTACCAATATTACCACACCTGTTG ATCTCAGTCATATGATACACATCATCGACACTGATCACCCCTGGGATGTGTACTCCATCAATTCTGGTCACAATGAGATCATTTCCTGCCTAGAATGGGATCAGTCTG GTTCGAGGTTGTTGTCTGCTGATGGTGATGGTCAGATCAAGTGTTGGGGCATGACAGACCACCTGGTTAACAGCTGGGAGTGCGCACAGAGCAGCTCAGTGGATGGAGACCCTATTGTAGCACTTTCATGGTTACACAATGGAGTCAAACTGGCCCTGCATGTTGAAAAG TCTGGCTCTACGAACTTTGGAGAGAAATTTTCCCGGGTTAAGTTTTCCCCATCTCTGACATTGTTTGGCGGGAAACCCATGGAGGGATGGTTAGCGGTGACAGTGAGCGGTCTGGTCACTGTGTCCTTATTAAAGCCAAATGGGACTTTGTTGACGGCAAGTGAGAGCCTGTGCAGGCTGAGGGGACGCGTGGCCCTAGCAGATATCGCCTTTACTGGCGGTGGGAATATAGTGGTGGCAGCCACAGATGGCAGCAGTTCCTCTCCAGTGCAGTTCtataaagtgtgtgtgagtgtggtgaATGAGAAGTGCCGCATCGACACTGAGCTGCTTCCCTCACTGTTCATGCGCTGCACCACCGACCCATTGCGGAGAGACAAGTATCCTGCTGTCACACACCTTAAATTCCTCACACGAGAGAATTCAGAACAG GTCCTGCTTTGTGCATCTAGTCAGATGGGCAGCATTGTAGAGTGCTGGTCCTTGCGCAAGGAGGGTCTTCCAGTTAATAATATCTTTCAACACCGATCACCAGTGG TAGGTGAAAAGCAGCCAATGACTCTGAAGTGGCGAATCCTCTCAACGACCAATGATCTGGACAGAGTGTCTGCTGTCGCTCTGCCTAAACTTCCCATCTCCatctcaaacactgatctcaaaGTCGCCTCAGATACTAAGTTCTTCCCAGGCCTCG GTCTTGCCTTGGCATTCCATGATGGCAGTATCCAGATTCTCCATCGCCTTTCCTTGCAAACAGTGGGAATGTTCTATGGTTCCTCTGGTTCCTCTCAACGTATTGGAGAAGAACCTGCCATTAAGCGTCAGAGAGCTGGAGGCCCAACACTGCACTTCAAAGCCCTTCAGTTCTCTTGGACATCTCTAGCTTTGGTGGGCGTAGACAATCATGGCAAG TTGCACATGTTTCGAGTGTCCCCATCCATGGGCCAAATGTTGGACATGAACACCCTCCTTCGCCATTTACTGTTTCTCCTGGAGTACTGCATGGTGACGGGATATGACTGGTGGGACGTGCTCCTTCATGCACAGCCTGGCATGGTGCATAACCTTCTGGAGAAGCTTCATGAGGAATACATGAGACAAAACCAAGCACTGCAGCAG GTTTTGTCCACCCGTATAGTAGCAGTGAAGGCATCTCTGTGTAAGCTGTCATCTGCCACTGCAGCAAGAGCTTGTGACTTCCATGCAAAACTGCTCCTTATTGCCATCAGCTCCACACTCAAGTCGTTACTGAGACCTCATGTGCTCAACACCCCAGATAAGAGTCCTGGGGACAGACTGTCTGAGATCTGTGCCAAAAACACTGACACTG ACATTGATAAGGTGATGATCAACCTGAAGACAGAGGAGTTTGTTCTGGATGGACCTCCCCTTCAGTCCCTTCAGCAGCTTATTCAGTGGGTCGGAGACTTTGTTCTGTACCTGCTGGCCAACCTTCCCAACCAG GGCTCCATTGTGCGTCCAGGGTTTGGGTTCTTGCGTGACGGTGCATCTCTCGGTATGCTGAGAGAGATGCTGGTGATGATCCGTATTTGGGGCCTTCTGAAACCAGGCTGTTTGCCCATTTACACGGCCACATCTGACAACCAGGACAGCATGTTTCTGCTCTTCCGCCTGCTCACCAAACTCTGGCTCTGCT CTCGAGATGAGAGTCACCCACAGGACCCTGATGAGACATTGATTGATGAGTGCTGTCTGCTGCCCAGTCAGCTCCTTGTACCCTGCATGGACTGGCTGCCCATCAATGATGGTGTCATTACTAAGATCCAGAGCAAGCACCAGCTCAGACTGCAGTTCGGCAAACCATACACCCTGCCTGGGGTCAACCCCAATGCACAAGTTGAGATGTTCAG